Proteins encoded together in one uncultured Desulfosarcina sp. window:
- a CDS encoding ABC transporter permease — MNNGNILRNVRIIMKRELASYFGSPVAYVFIVIFLLLTGFFTFYISNFFEAGQADLKGFFQWHPWLFMFLVPAVAMRLWAEERRLGTIELLLTLPVTVTDVVLGKFLAAWCFIGIALALTFPMVLTVIYLGNPDLGVILCAYLGSFLMAGAFLSVGSMTSALTRSQVVSFILAVVACLFLILAGFAPVTAVLSGWAPAWLVDLVSGTSVLSHFASISRGVVDLRDLFYYFSVMAFMIVLNGVILQNRESA, encoded by the coding sequence ATGAATAACGGCAACATCTTGCGAAACGTACGCATCATCATGAAACGCGAGTTGGCCAGCTACTTCGGTAGCCCCGTGGCGTATGTGTTCATCGTGATTTTCCTGCTGCTGACCGGATTCTTCACCTTTTATATCAGCAATTTTTTCGAAGCGGGGCAGGCCGACCTGAAAGGGTTCTTTCAGTGGCACCCGTGGCTGTTCATGTTCCTGGTGCCGGCCGTGGCCATGCGGTTGTGGGCCGAGGAGCGGCGCCTGGGGACCATCGAACTGCTGCTGACCTTGCCGGTGACCGTCACCGACGTGGTTCTGGGCAAGTTTCTGGCCGCGTGGTGTTTTATCGGCATTGCCCTGGCCCTGACCTTTCCCATGGTGCTGACGGTGATCTACCTGGGCAACCCGGACCTCGGGGTGATCCTGTGCGCCTACCTGGGCTCTTTTCTCATGGCCGGCGCCTTTTTGAGCGTGGGGTCCATGACGTCGGCCCTTACCCGCAGTCAGGTGGTCAGCTTCATCCTTGCCGTCGTGGCCTGCCTGTTTCTCATTCTTGCGGGCTTTGCGCCGGTCACGGCAGTGCTTTCCGGCTGGGCGCCGGCCTGGCTGGTGGACCTGGTGTCCGGGACCAGCGTTCTTTCGCATTTCGCGTCCATCTCCAGAGGGGTGGTCGATCTAAGAGACCTTTTTTACTACTTTTCAGTGATGGCTTTCATGATTGTTCTCAACGGCGTTATTCTGCAAAACCGGGAATCGGCCTAA
- a CDS encoding Gldg family protein — MSDGKRRIGKTAFSAGGALLVLAILVLVNLLLAGTNLRWDATEDNLYSLSEGTRTILSDLDQDVVIKVFYSKNVVNAPSSIKTFAQRVIDFLSEYEHYGKGKVTVEIYDPKPDSDEEEWAVTYGMKSIQLPTGENLYLGLVAMAADREAAIPFIDPTKETQLEYDLTRIISRVQTAKRLKIAVYSGLPVFGQPAMNMGMMPQGGSEPWFFIEELKKSYDLVQLQSNADSIDAETDLLLLFHPKNMSEAMMFAVDQYVLGGGNLMVFADPLSLMDDPRMGGGGSIPEKLFKTWGISVETGKAVADYTYATRLRNRENQVEENPLWLSAPASAFNTDNLITANLESMLLPVAGAIDVLPDSPAAVEPLLQTSTNNTTVDAFMHNMDVETLRRDFKPSGTVRNLAVRISGYFKTAFPDGKPAASNKEGEASAETDLGELPAVLKESRKDAVIVVVADSDLLYDGYYLSRQNLLGFTISNIFNDNLNFLLNGCEMLTGNPALIGIRSRGTFERPFTRVQELERKAQDRWLDQEQALVRQVEATNEKLHLLEQQKGAGQQAILSEEQEQEIHRFQEEKLKINKELKTVRRNLRADIERLGSTVKFVNIFLVPLLIGIGGVVYAITRRRKA, encoded by the coding sequence ATGAGCGACGGTAAGAGACGCATCGGAAAAACCGCATTTTCGGCCGGCGGAGCGCTGCTGGTACTGGCGATCCTGGTACTGGTGAACCTGCTGCTGGCAGGCACCAACTTGCGCTGGGATGCCACCGAGGACAATCTCTACTCTTTGTCCGAGGGCACCCGCACCATTTTGTCCGACCTGGATCAGGACGTGGTGATCAAGGTGTTTTACAGCAAAAACGTGGTCAACGCCCCTTCCAGCATAAAAACGTTCGCCCAGCGGGTCATCGATTTTCTCTCCGAGTACGAACACTATGGCAAGGGAAAAGTGACGGTTGAGATCTACGATCCCAAGCCCGACTCCGACGAGGAGGAGTGGGCTGTCACTTATGGCATGAAAAGCATCCAACTGCCCACCGGAGAAAATCTGTATCTGGGCCTCGTGGCCATGGCTGCCGACCGCGAGGCGGCCATCCCGTTTATCGATCCCACCAAGGAAACGCAGCTGGAGTATGATCTGACGCGCATCATCTCCCGGGTACAGACTGCAAAGCGTCTGAAAATTGCCGTATACAGCGGGCTGCCGGTGTTCGGCCAGCCGGCCATGAACATGGGCATGATGCCCCAAGGCGGCAGCGAACCCTGGTTTTTTATCGAGGAATTGAAAAAGAGCTACGATCTGGTCCAGCTCCAGTCGAATGCCGACAGCATCGATGCCGAAACGGATCTGCTGCTGCTGTTCCATCCCAAGAACATGTCCGAGGCCATGATGTTCGCCGTGGATCAGTATGTTCTGGGCGGCGGCAACCTGATGGTTTTCGCCGACCCTCTCTCCCTCATGGACGATCCGCGCATGGGCGGTGGCGGCTCCATCCCCGAAAAGCTGTTCAAGACCTGGGGGATCTCCGTGGAAACGGGCAAGGCCGTTGCTGACTACACCTACGCCACCCGCCTGAGAAACCGGGAGAACCAGGTGGAGGAAAATCCCCTGTGGCTTTCCGCTCCAGCCTCGGCTTTCAATACGGACAACTTGATTACCGCCAACCTCGAATCCATGCTGCTGCCGGTTGCCGGTGCCATCGACGTGCTGCCCGACAGCCCGGCCGCCGTCGAACCCCTGTTGCAGACCAGCACCAACAATACCACCGTGGATGCCTTCATGCACAACATGGATGTCGAGACCCTGCGGCGGGATTTCAAACCGTCGGGAACGGTGCGGAATCTGGCGGTGCGGATCAGCGGCTACTTTAAAACTGCTTTTCCCGATGGCAAGCCGGCTGCCTCCAATAAAGAGGGTGAGGCGTCAGCGGAAACCGACCTTGGCGAGCTTCCGGCAGTTCTCAAGGAAAGCCGGAAGGATGCGGTGATTGTCGTGGTTGCCGACAGCGACTTGCTATACGACGGCTATTATCTGAGCCGGCAGAACCTGCTGGGATTCACGATTTCCAACATCTTCAACGACAATCTCAATTTTCTGCTTAACGGCTGCGAGATGCTGACCGGCAATCCGGCCCTGATCGGCATTCGTTCGCGGGGCACTTTCGAGCGGCCCTTTACCCGGGTCCAGGAGCTGGAGCGCAAAGCCCAGGACCGCTGGCTGGACCAGGAACAGGCCCTGGTACGGCAGGTGGAAGCCACCAACGAGAAGCTGCACCTGCTGGAACAGCAGAAGGGCGCCGGCCAGCAGGCGATCCTCAGCGAGGAGCAGGAGCAGGAAATCCATCGTTTTCAGGAAGAAAAGCTCAAGATCAACAAGGAACTCAAGACGGTGCGGCGCAACCTGCGCGCGGATATCGAGCGGCTCGGCAGTACGGTCAAATTCGTCAATATTTTTCTAGTGCCCCTGCTCATCGGCATCGGCGGAGTCGTTTACGCAATCACTCGCAGAAGAAAGGCATAG
- a CDS encoding DUF4340 domain-containing protein — protein sequence MKGKTFAILLLVAGLLVALALIPTGKDTKTTGPKMGDKLFADLPVNQVAEVAIADAENRTTLVKGETVWQVEERSGYPADFDQLRDTVVKLSRLKIGRSFSGDPESLVRLSLLPPSDPDASARGTRITLKDASGKTLADLVLGQVRSKEDGGSGGQYLKKADGDTVYLVDASFRFLKTAPTEWLQKEILNIKADAVASVTCYAGGSQEPLYTLIRSEKGKDAELAPVPEGRSADANRIDQVMEALAPLTLDDVQPADGPSAIASQSTRLVYHLFDGREIDIFPTVDGEEKYSLRVAAREPAMAETPPAIESPPEVEKVEEQKEGDAGKAQEAAPRSAKEINDAVAPWIFSVKKWQFDSFVTQPGALLEEVKKEG from the coding sequence ATGAAGGGCAAGACGTTCGCGATACTGCTGCTGGTGGCAGGCCTTCTGGTGGCCCTGGCGCTGATCCCTACGGGAAAGGACACCAAAACGACCGGGCCGAAGATGGGAGACAAACTGTTTGCCGACCTGCCGGTGAATCAGGTTGCCGAGGTGGCCATTGCCGATGCCGAGAACCGCACCACCCTAGTCAAGGGCGAGACGGTCTGGCAGGTTGAGGAGCGCAGCGGCTATCCGGCTGACTTTGACCAGCTCAGGGATACGGTGGTCAAACTGTCCCGGCTTAAAATCGGCCGCAGTTTTTCCGGTGATCCCGAAAGCCTGGTGCGGCTTTCCCTGCTGCCGCCTTCCGATCCCGACGCATCGGCCAGGGGCACCCGAATCACCCTGAAGGACGCTTCCGGAAAGACGCTCGCCGATCTGGTTTTAGGGCAGGTTCGCTCCAAGGAGGACGGCGGCAGCGGGGGGCAGTACCTGAAAAAAGCAGACGGCGACACGGTTTATCTGGTCGACGCCAGTTTCCGCTTCCTGAAGACCGCCCCGACCGAATGGCTGCAAAAGGAGATCCTGAACATCAAAGCCGATGCCGTCGCATCGGTAACCTGTTATGCCGGCGGAAGCCAGGAACCGCTTTACACGCTCATCCGATCGGAAAAGGGCAAAGACGCCGAGTTGGCGCCCGTTCCCGAGGGAAGATCCGCCGATGCAAATCGGATCGATCAGGTCATGGAGGCCCTGGCGCCGCTGACGCTGGACGATGTACAGCCGGCTGACGGCCCGTCGGCGATCGCTTCCCAGAGCACCAGGCTGGTGTACCATCTGTTTGACGGGCGGGAGATCGACATCTTTCCAACCGTAGACGGCGAAGAGAAATACAGCCTGCGGGTAGCGGCCCGGGAACCGGCGATGGCGGAAACGCCGCCGGCCATAGAGAGTCCACCGGAAGTGGAAAAGGTTGAGGAACAGAAAGAGGGAGACGCCGGAAAGGCGCAGGAAGCGGCCCCTAGAAGCGCCAAAGAGATCAACGACGCCGTTGCCCCCTGGATCTTTTCCGTCAAAAAATGGCAGTTCGACAGTTTCGTTACCCAGCCGGGGGCGCTGCTGGAAGAGGTGAAGAAAGAAGGATGA